One segment of Channa argus isolate prfri chromosome 17, Channa argus male v1.0, whole genome shotgun sequence DNA contains the following:
- the nus1 gene encoding dehydrodolichyl diphosphate synthase complex subunit nus1 isoform X3, giving the protein MALLYGLLWRLLLVLVHVNRALVTWLRVRFRGWKGRLWERAMAALLLPLALAGFPDQQKQSKQNPESKANPGTGNRSASRRSRWLCDGRSLEKLPVHIGLLVAEEEPSYTDIANLVVWCMAVGISYVSVYDNQGVFRKNNSRLLEEIVRQQQDLLGVEGSKCSMEILSNGTDKHQHPVSCRPTVKVLSPEDGKQSIVQAAQQLCRSVENKERSSKDISVSMLDILLRGEPKNIPDPELVVKFGPVESTLGFLPWHIRLTEFISLPSHKKLSYEDLLGALQRYGTCQQRLGQ; this is encoded by the exons ATGGCGTTGCTGTACGGCTTGTTATGGCGGCTCCTGCTGGTTCTGGTCCACGTCAACAGAGCACTTGTCACTTGGCTCCGTGTGCGGTTTCGGGGATGGAAGGGTCGGCTGTGGGAACGGGCGATGGCCGCTTTGCTACTACCGTTAGCCTTGGCTGGGTTCCCAGACCAACAGAAGCAGTCAAAACAAAACCCTGAATCTAAAGCTAACCCTGGTACTGGTAACCGCAGTGCCAGTCGCCGGTCTCGGTGGCTGTGTGACGGCAGGTCTCTGGAGAAATTACCTGTCCATATCGGCCTACTGGTAGCGGAAGAAGAGCCCAGCTACACGGACATAGCAAACCTGGTGGTCTGGTGTATGGCTGTCGGGATATCGTATGTCAGCGTGTATGATAACCAAG GTGTTTTTCGGAAGAACAACTCCCGTCTTCTGGAGGAGATAGTGAGGCAGCAGCAGGACTTGCTAGGTGTCGAAGGATCCAAATGCAGCATGGAGATCCTGAGTAATGGCACTGACAAGCACCAGCACCCGG TGTCCTGCAGACCTACAGTGAAGGTGTTGTCTCCAGAGGATGGGAAGCAGAGCATTGTCCAGGCAGCACAGCAATTGTGTCGCTCTGTGGAGAACAAAGAGAGGAGCTCAAAAGACATCAGTGTCTCCATGCTGGACATACTACTgagaggtg agccCAAGAATATTCCTGACCCTGAGCTGGTGGTGAAGTTTGGTCCTGTGGAAAGCACACTGGGCTTCCTCCCCTGGCACATTAGACTCACTGAATTCAT CTCCCTGCCCTCCCACAAAAAATTATCTTATGAGGACTTGCTGGGGGCCCTTCAGCGCTACGGCACCTGTCAGCAGCGTCTCGGCCAGTGA
- the nus1 gene encoding dehydrodolichyl diphosphate synthase complex subunit nus1 isoform X1, whose amino-acid sequence MALLYGLLWRLLLVLVHVNRALVTWLRVRFRGWKGRLWERAMAALLLPLALAGFPDQQKQSKQNPESKANPGTGNRSASRRSRWLCDGRSLEKLPVHIGLLVAEEEPSYTDIANLVVWCMAVGISYVSVYDNQGVFRKNNSRLLEEIVRQQQDLLGVEGSKCSMEILSNGTDKHQHPVVSCRPTVKVLSPEDGKQSIVQAAQQLCRSVENKERSSKDISVSMLDILLRGEPKNIPDPELVVKFGPVESTLGFLPWHIRLTEFISLPSHKKLSYEDLLGALQRYGTCQQRLGQ is encoded by the exons ATGGCGTTGCTGTACGGCTTGTTATGGCGGCTCCTGCTGGTTCTGGTCCACGTCAACAGAGCACTTGTCACTTGGCTCCGTGTGCGGTTTCGGGGATGGAAGGGTCGGCTGTGGGAACGGGCGATGGCCGCTTTGCTACTACCGTTAGCCTTGGCTGGGTTCCCAGACCAACAGAAGCAGTCAAAACAAAACCCTGAATCTAAAGCTAACCCTGGTACTGGTAACCGCAGTGCCAGTCGCCGGTCTCGGTGGCTGTGTGACGGCAGGTCTCTGGAGAAATTACCTGTCCATATCGGCCTACTGGTAGCGGAAGAAGAGCCCAGCTACACGGACATAGCAAACCTGGTGGTCTGGTGTATGGCTGTCGGGATATCGTATGTCAGCGTGTATGATAACCAAG GTGTTTTTCGGAAGAACAACTCCCGTCTTCTGGAGGAGATAGTGAGGCAGCAGCAGGACTTGCTAGGTGTCGAAGGATCCAAATGCAGCATGGAGATCCTGAGTAATGGCACTGACAAGCACCAGCACCCGG TAGTGTCCTGCAGACCTACAGTGAAGGTGTTGTCTCCAGAGGATGGGAAGCAGAGCATTGTCCAGGCAGCACAGCAATTGTGTCGCTCTGTGGAGAACAAAGAGAGGAGCTCAAAAGACATCAGTGTCTCCATGCTGGACATACTACTgagaggtg agccCAAGAATATTCCTGACCCTGAGCTGGTGGTGAAGTTTGGTCCTGTGGAAAGCACACTGGGCTTCCTCCCCTGGCACATTAGACTCACTGAATTCAT CTCCCTGCCCTCCCACAAAAAATTATCTTATGAGGACTTGCTGGGGGCCCTTCAGCGCTACGGCACCTGTCAGCAGCGTCTCGGCCAGTGA
- the nus1 gene encoding dehydrodolichyl diphosphate synthase complex subunit nus1 isoform X2, whose amino-acid sequence MALLYGLLWRLLLVLVHVNRALVTWLRVRFRGWKGRLWERAMAALLLPLALAGFPDQQKQSKQNPESKANPGTGNRSASRRSRWLCDGRSLEKLPVHIGLLVAEEEPSYTDIANLVVWCMAVGISYVSVYDNQGVFRKNNSRLLEEIVRQQQDLLGVEGSKCSMEILSNGTDKHQHPVVSCRPTVKVLSPEDGKQSIVQAAQQLCRSVENKERSSKDISVSMLDILLREPKNIPDPELVVKFGPVESTLGFLPWHIRLTEFISLPSHKKLSYEDLLGALQRYGTCQQRLGQ is encoded by the exons ATGGCGTTGCTGTACGGCTTGTTATGGCGGCTCCTGCTGGTTCTGGTCCACGTCAACAGAGCACTTGTCACTTGGCTCCGTGTGCGGTTTCGGGGATGGAAGGGTCGGCTGTGGGAACGGGCGATGGCCGCTTTGCTACTACCGTTAGCCTTGGCTGGGTTCCCAGACCAACAGAAGCAGTCAAAACAAAACCCTGAATCTAAAGCTAACCCTGGTACTGGTAACCGCAGTGCCAGTCGCCGGTCTCGGTGGCTGTGTGACGGCAGGTCTCTGGAGAAATTACCTGTCCATATCGGCCTACTGGTAGCGGAAGAAGAGCCCAGCTACACGGACATAGCAAACCTGGTGGTCTGGTGTATGGCTGTCGGGATATCGTATGTCAGCGTGTATGATAACCAAG GTGTTTTTCGGAAGAACAACTCCCGTCTTCTGGAGGAGATAGTGAGGCAGCAGCAGGACTTGCTAGGTGTCGAAGGATCCAAATGCAGCATGGAGATCCTGAGTAATGGCACTGACAAGCACCAGCACCCGG TAGTGTCCTGCAGACCTACAGTGAAGGTGTTGTCTCCAGAGGATGGGAAGCAGAGCATTGTCCAGGCAGCACAGCAATTGTGTCGCTCTGTGGAGAACAAAGAGAGGAGCTCAAAAGACATCAGTGTCTCCATGCTGGACATACTACTgagag agccCAAGAATATTCCTGACCCTGAGCTGGTGGTGAAGTTTGGTCCTGTGGAAAGCACACTGGGCTTCCTCCCCTGGCACATTAGACTCACTGAATTCAT CTCCCTGCCCTCCCACAAAAAATTATCTTATGAGGACTTGCTGGGGGCCCTTCAGCGCTACGGCACCTGTCAGCAGCGTCTCGGCCAGTGA
- the slc35f1 gene encoding solute carrier family 35 member F1, giving the protein MISVVSTVESVPRGTDTQSPSLYQRIRKVLTRDLLVTLALGQILSLLICAIGLTSKYLADDFHANTPVFQSFLNYILLFLVYTTTLAVRQGEGNLLAILKQRWWKYMILGLIDIEANYLVLKAYQYTTLSSVQLLDCFVIPVVLLLSWFFLLVRYKAVHFVGAGLCLLGIGCMVGADILLGRQQGLGEQKLFGDLLVLGGATLYGISNVCEEFIVKNLSRVEFLGMMGLFGSFFSGIQLAIMEHKELLKVPWDWQIGFLYVGFSAFMFGLYSFMPVVMKRTSATSVNLSLLTADLYSLFCGLFLFQYKFSGLYLLSFFIIILGLVLYSSSSTYVAQDPRVYKQFRNTGSQPTNNNPPPLSPGVVEPSVTYTSLDPEPVDELPVRVA; this is encoded by the exons ATGATTTCTGTCGTCTCCACTGTGGAGAGCGTTCCCAGAGGTACGGACACCCAGTCGCCGAGTCTTTACCAGCGGATCAGGAAGGTCTTAACCAG GGACCTGTTGGTGACCCTAGCCCTGGGTCAGATCTTGTCCTTGTTAATCTGTGCTATCGGCCTGACCAGCAAGTACCTGGCTGATGACTTCCACGCTAACACACCCGTTTTCCAGAGCTTTCTCAACTACATCCTGCTGTTTCTGGTTTACACCACCACACTGGCAGTCAGACAAG GGGAGGGGAACCTGTTGGCCATTCTGAAGCAGCGCTGGTGGAAATACATGATTCTGGGTTTGATAGACATCGAGGCCAACTACCTGGTCCTCAAGGCATATCAGTATACTACACTGTCCAGTGTACAG CTCTTAGACTGTTTTGTCATCCCAGTGGTCCTGCTGCTGTCCTGGTTCTTTCTCTTAGTGAGATACAAGGCTGTGCACTTTGTCGGGGCAGGACTCTGTCTGCTGGGTATTGGTTGCATGGTAGGAGCTGACATCCTGCTTGGTCGGCAGCAAGGCCTCG GGGAGCAGAAGCTGTTCGGGGATCTTTTGGTTCTAGGCGGAGCAACCCTGTACGGAATCTCCAACGTCTGTGAGGAGTTCATCGTAAAGAACCTGAGCCGCGTTGAGTTCCTTGGTATGATGGGACTCTTCGGATCTTTCTTCAGTGGAATCCagct AGCCATCATGGAACACAAAGAGCTACTGAAGGTACCCTGGGACTGGCAGATTG GTTTTCTCTACGTTGGCTTCAGTGCCTTCATGTTTGGCCTTTACAGCTTCATGCCGGTGGTGATGAAGAGGACGAGCGCCACCTCGGTCAATCTCTCTCTGCTCACAGCTGACCTGTACAGCCTTTTCTGTggtctcttcctctttcaatACAAG TTCTCGGGGCTCTATCTGTTGTCATTCTTCATCATTATCTTGGGCTTGGTCCTTTACTCTTCGTCATCCACCTATGTGGCCCAGGATCCGCGAGTCTACAAGCAGTTCAGGAACACAGGCAGTCAGCCAACCAACAACAACCCACCCCCACTTAGTCCAGGAGTTGTGGAACCTTCCGTCACATACACCAGCCTGGACCCCGAGCCGGTGGACGAGCTTCCTGTACGTGTAGCCTAA
- the serinc1 gene encoding serine incorporator 1, whose translation MGAVLGLCSMASWIPCLCGSAPCLLCRCCPSGNNSTVTRLIYAFFLLLGVGMACIMLMPGMEGQLKKIPGFCEGGMGSSIPGVEGHVNCDVLVGYKAVYRVCFGMAMFFLLFSLLMIKVKSSQDPRAALHNGFWFFKFAAAVAITIGSFFIAEGPFTTVWFYVGMAGAFCFILIQLVLLIDFAHSWNESWVEKMEEGNSRCWYAALLSVTTVNYLLSLVSLVMFYVYYTHSDGCTENKVFISINMLLCIAASVMSILPQIQESQPRSGLLQSSLVTLYTMYLTWSAMTNEPDRKCNPSLLGIIGLNTTTPAGQDHAVQWWDAQGIVGLILFLMCVLYSSIRNSSNAQVNKLTLTSDESALIEDGPQTENFDEGNGLNRAVDNEKDGVTYSYSFFHFMLFLASLYIMMTLTNWYSPDANYEAMTSKWPSVWVKISSSWICIALYVWTLMAPLVLVNRDFD comes from the exons ATGGGAGCCGTCCTGGGATTGTGCTCCATGGCGAGCTGG atcCCTTGCCTGTGCGGAAGCGCCCCTTGTCTGCTGTGTCGATGCTGCCCCAGTGGAAACAACTCCACAGTGACTCGCCTCATCTATGCCTTCTTCCTCCTGCTGGGAGTGGGGATGGCCTGTATTATGTTGATGCCTGGCATGGAGGGGCAGCTGAAGAAG ATTCCAGGTTTTTGTGAAGGAGGGATGGGCTCTTCTATTCCTGGCGTGGAGGGTCACGTGAACTGCGATGTGCTGGTTGGCTACAAGGCTGTGTATCGCGTTTGCTTTGGGATGGCCATGTTCTTCctgctcttctctctgctcatgATCAAAGTGAAGAGCAGCCAGGATCCCCGAGCTGCACTGCACAACGG GTTTTGGTTCTTCAAgtttgctgcagctgttgcCATCACTATTGGATCCTTTTTCATCGCAGAAGGTCCCTTCACAACTG tgtGGTTCTATGTCGGCATGGCTGGAGCCTTCTGCTTTATCCTCATTCAGCTGGTTTTACTTATTGACTTTGCTCATTCCTGGAATGAGTCTTGGGTGGAGAAGATGGAGGAGGGCAACTCTCGCTGCTGGTATGCAG CTCTGCTGTCAGTTACCACAGTGAACTACTTGTTGTCTCTGGTGTCTCTGGTCATGTTCTATGTATATTACACCCACTCCGATGGCTGCACTGAGAACAAAGTcttcatcagcatcaacatgCTGCTCTGCATTGCTGCCTCCGTTATGTCCATCTTGCCTCAGATTCAG GAGTCCCAGCCCAGGTCTGGCCTTCTGCAGTCCTCTTTGGTTACCCTGTACACTATGTACTTGACCTGGTCTGCCATGACTAACGAGCCGG ACAGGAAATGTAACCCAAGCCTTCTGGGGATTATTGGGCTGAACACCACCACCCCTGCAGGTCAGGACCATGCAGTTCAGTGGTGGGATGCCCAGGGGATTGTGGGATTGATCCTCTTCCTCATGTGTGTCCTCTATTCCAG TATTCGTAACTCATCCAATGCCCAGGTGAACAAACTGACTCTGACAAGTGACGAGTCGGCTCTGATCGAGGATGGGCCTCAGACCGAAAACTTTGACGAGGGCAACGGACTCAACAGGGCTGTGGACAACGAGAAGGACGGCGTCACCTACTCCTACTCTTTCTTCCACTTCATGCTGTTTCTGGCATCACTCTACATCATGATGACGCTCACCAACTGGTACAG CCCTGATGCCAATTACGAGGCCATGACCAGCAAGTGGCCCTCAGTTTGGGTAAAGATCTCCTCCAGCTGGATCTGCATTGCCCTCTACGTGTGGACTCTGATGGCTCCGCTGGTCCTGGTCAACAGAGACTTTGACTGA